Within Hydra vulgaris chromosome 02, alternate assembly HydraT2T_AEP, the genomic segment aattaaaatgcaagaccggaattttttttttttaataatgatagactgcctgccccaaccaaaccctcagtcgatgtaacagcactcccttgcgggtcaggctatttgtcagtcgatgtagcagcactcccttgcgagtcaggctatttgtcagtcgatgtagcagcactcccttgcgagtcaggctatttgtcagtcgatgtagcagcactcccttgcgagtcaggctataagatagtcgatgtagcaacactccgcgcatgatttacagtaaaaaaaataaaaataaaaacattttattaaaaaaaataaaaacaaaaacattttattaaaaaaaataaaaataaaaacattgtttacattgttaaaaacattcaaaatgttataaaaacattcagaatgtttttaaaaacattctggtCAATTAAATTTgcgtttttgtggtttttttaaaaaacgattaatttgtaattaaattaatggtTTTTACTTTCGTCCAACACGGAAATGTTAGACGAAagtcaaaagtaattaaaagtgaCGTATGTGTTGGCGTAAGAATCACTTTTTTCCTTCCGCTCTTCCTAAAGCCAACAAACTATAGaactatgtatttatatatatatatatatatatatatatatatatatatatatatatatatatagatctatAGTTTGTTGGCTTTGGGAAGAGCGGAAGGAAAAAAGTGATTCTTACGCCAACATATACGtcacttttaattacttttaactttCGTCCAACATTTCCGTGTTGGACGAAAGTAAAAaccattaatttaattacaaattaatcgttttttaaaaaaaccacaaaaaacgCAAATTTAATTGaccagaatgttttaaaaacattgtgaatgtttttaacaatataaacaatgtttttattttattttttttaataaaatgtttttatttttattttttttaataaaatgtttttatttttattttttttactgaaaatcatgcgcggagtgttgctacatcgactatcttatagcctgactcgcaagggagtgctgctacatcgactgacaaatagcctgactcgcaagggagtgctgctacatcgactgacaaatagcctgactcgcaagggagtgctgctacatcgactgacaaatagcctgacccgcaagggagtgctgctacatcgactgagggtttggttagggcaggcagtctatcattattaaaaaaaaaaaattccggtcttgcattttaatttttactttttgtcaacaaaatatcGAAAAAACTTTCGGACAACATCtaagggttgtatatatatatatatatatatatatatatatatatatatatatatatatatatatatatattttagttttaattaataaaaataagtaaataaatataaatattttggtaaattttcttttagacatTGGAGTCTGAAAGAAAACCATCAggattttgaactttttgaaaatctccAATGTTTGTTATTGAGCTAATTAGAAACGATATAGGAAGTTTTATTGAATGGAAAAAAGCACTTATGCTTGATTTATCAGGACTGTTTATTGATCCAAAAATCagattaactttatttttatacaaaatcaaatggacaggcaaaaaaaatttcttcatttaaaatttatgcagaGGTTATTTGAGATTCGAAATAGTGAAACAAGTTGTCAAATTATAAACAGAATTAATAAAGTTCTAGAAATTACCTCGATACTCAAATATTGCATGagctcaaatatttttgataaagtcagAAAGTGTTTAGAGATCGTGTACAACTTGTTTCCAAGGTTTCTCATTTCAGTCTAGTTCAGCAAGGTCTTTTATTGCTCAGTCTAGTTCAAGCACCGCAGATTACCTGCATCAAATATAACAAAGATATTTAGGTAAATATAAGGATATTTTAACTCAGAATCACAAAATTAATTACAGTGAgcaataaaaatcacaaaatgaTTTTCAGTCAGCCAAAAGCATCACAAAATCAATTCAGCCACAAGATAGCAGTAAGAACTATGATGATCGCGAGTAGGTCATGATAAAGTACAAGATAAAAAGATTCTATGAAATTACTAGATGATCTCACTAAAAGTAGAAACTGAGTACACAGTAGGGTCAAATATAAGTCATAATTTAAGTGGTGAAGATAAGTGATTAGAGTTGTTCGGAAAACAGGTCATTTGTAGAGAAGACCGGGACAAGATGAAGAGCGTGGTAAGATAAAGAATGtcttaaactttaagttttttactagATGGCAGCATTATTCGGACAATACTGACTCTCCTTTAAAGTAGAGCCagaaatgcaataaaaatttataacgtGGCAGcggtaaataataataaaaagctttaCAACCAATGTAATATGACAATTTCAGCTATATTATTTAAGAGTctttatgcaaatttttaacGACCAGCCTATATAGGCTGTTCGTTACCGCTTTTTCCATTTACCGCTGCCACGTTAACTTTAATGCATGTGTAAATAAGCTCTGCTACGATGTAGGTAAGCCATTTCGATTCTCTTTAACATTTATAAGTAACTTAGTTTAAGTACTaactattaacaaaaaaaagttcaattaattGCAAATGTTTACTGTTATTTGTTGAAAGACCCCCACCAAGAATTGTAGGCCACTGTAGGGATAACGGCTTCAGCTacaacaaaacctttttaactATCTTTTAAGCACTTTTATCAAGAGGTGAGCCTCCTGTTCTATTGATTATTGAAAATCACAAAGCCCACTGTAATTAGTGTAAATaactgtattatatataaactattgtTGTATTGCGACAGAAGGAACGTTGTGGGTGTGTCATTTATTACATTGTATATAAcgtttataatgtttattatacCCTCGGGGGTAtttgcaaatgtatatatattgagtaaagATATTTACAAAGTGTgtgagaaaaaacaaatatagaatTAATATTACAAGCTATTTCGGCAATGAGTATAGTGATAAAGTTTGCAGATTTGGTGTCGCAATACGATGGTTCGGGTGAGTTTTCAGAATGGATACAGAAATTGGAACTGGTcgcaaaacttcaaaaagttgaCGAGTTGCATGTGGTGCTCCCCTTATTTCTCTCTGGCGGAGCGTTTGCCGTTTATCAAGGTCTTAGTGATGAAATAAAAGAAGACTACAAAGAAGTGAAAAATGCACTGACTACTGCCTTCTCTGCTTCTCCGCTAACAGCATACGAAGAATTCGTAAATCGCCGTCTTAAAGAGAACGAGTCTGTTGACGTATATCTCGCAGAATTAACGAGGCTGAGCAAGCTAATATCAACTCACGTAAGCGAAGAGTGGATAAGGTGCGCATTCATTCTCGGGTTACCTGACGAAGCAAGAAAACAGCTGCAAACCGCATGCTCAATATCAACAATGTCGCTGTACCAGATCGCTGAAAAATCAAGAAGTTTGGTAATTTTACGTCGTAAAGAATCATGTTTTGTTAGTTGCGTGAATCCTGTTGCCATCAGTCCAAGGCAGGTTCCTCAAGGACGCGGAAGAAAGACCGTAACTTGCTACCGTTGCGGCGAGGATGGACATATCAGTCGAAATTGTAGCGAAGAAATTGACAAGAAGAGGTGCTTTGTGTGTGGAATGGACAATCACCTGGCCCTGCACTGCTATAAAAAGTGTACAAACTCAAAAAACGTGGAAGGGAAGCCACCCGTTTTTGTGCGAGCGGCTTcccacaaaatttaaaaccgcCAACTCTCTGCGTATATGTTaatggaagaaaaataaaagcattgttGGATACTGGATGCTCCAAATCCATTTTAAGTCGGGAAATTATAAAcgaaaaaaatgtcaaactcGCAAAAGAAAAGGTTGTTATGATGAATGGAAACTCAATTGAAATAAAACACCAGATTGTTGTTAATCTTTCTATAAATGATACCACCATCGATTTGGAATGCCTGGTGGCAGACATTGTTCCCGAATATCAAATGCTACTTGGTATGGACGCAATACGACTGCTTGGAGGTGTCCAAGTCGGGAGGGACGGCGAAACCATAAACTTCAATGTGGAACAACTAACTATCGGTGCTACTGCTGTTTCTCAAGAAAAAACGAGTGAAGTATCCTCGTCTACTATTCTAAAGCTGATTGATAAAGACTTCGTAGCAGAATTCAAAAATGGCAGTTGGAGCGTGTCTTGGAAATGGCTGATAAAACCACCAACGTTAACTAACAAAATTCCAAACTATCATATCTCTGAGGACGTTAAAAGTGAGTACGCAATGGAAATAAGTGAATGGATAGCACAGGGATGGCTGAAACCATTTGAAGGGAGATGTAATGGCATCATTCCATTGATGGCAGTAACTCAGcgaaataagttaaaaatacgTCCGGTGATGGACTACCGGGAGTTGAATCAATTTGTATCCAGTCATACTGCAGATGGCGATGTTTGCAGTACCAAACTTCGCAACTGGAGAAAGTTGGGAGAAAATCTTGAGATAATCGACTTAAAGAAAGCGTACCTGCAAATTCGTGTCGACGAAGCATTATGGAAATATCAAGTTGTGGAATATGAAGGGCAGCGTTACTGTCTAACAAGATTGGGTTTTGGTTTAAATGTGGCGCCCAGAATAATGactaaaatcttaaaaaaggtattatccTTAGATAAATTTGTCGAGTCTGGGACGGATTCATTTATTGATGATATCATTGTCAATAATAACATAGTGTCAAGTTGCAGAGTTCAAGAGCTCTTGAAAAAATATGGCTTGGATTCTAAGTTGCCAGAAAAACTTGTCGGTGGTCGTGTGCTTGGATTGCGAGTGTACAAACAATGCAACCAAGTCCGTTGGAAACGTGACAACATACCCAAAGTTCCGGAAGGAAAAATGACACGTCGGCAAATCTTTTCTTGGTGCGGACAGCTGACCGGACATTTTCCAATAGCAAATTGGCTGCGCCCTTCGTGCAGCTATCTAAAAAGAGTTTCGAGTAGTTGTGGATGGGACTCTTTGGTGAACGAACGAGTTGTTAAGTTAGTAAGCAGTTTGAATGAAAGACTTACAAAAGAAGATCCCGTTCATGGGTCATGGAACGTCAAAAACATTTCTGAAGCAACAGTGTGGTGCGATGCAAGCAGTTTAGCTGTTGGCATAGTTTTGGAAGTGGCTGGGGAAATAGTAGAAGACTGTTCGTGGCTGAGGAAACAAGATGATACGGCTCACATTAATCTTGCAGAGTTAGAAGCCGTGATAAAAGGAATTAATCTAGCAACAAAATGGGGATTCGAATGTATTAACATAAAGTGTGATTCGGCTACTGTTGTCGGTTGGTTGAGATCCTTAATTATCGGTGACAAACCCGTTCGAGTACACGGTCTTGGAGAACCACTTGTCCGTCGCCGGTTGTCATTAATTGAAGACCTTGTGAAGGAgtgcaatataaaattaaaacttttcctGGTAAAGTCAGCAGAAAACAAAGCCGATGCTCTTACGAGAGTACCACAGAACTGGCTGCATGCAAACCATTCTGCAATGACAGCAAACGTTGTACCGCCTGATGTGAAGTCGTTtcataatcttcatcactttgGAGTCAATCGAACACTTTATTTGATGAAACAAACATATCCGAAGGAGAAAGTTTGCAGAAAAGACGTTGAATCAGTCGTGAAAAGTTGCGAAAGATGTTTATCGGTGGATCCTGCGCCGATTAGATGGGAAGAAGGAAATCTTGAAGTTGGAAAGAGCTGGCATCGTTTGGCTATTGACATAACCCACTACAAATCAGAGATTTACTTGTCTATTATTGACTGTGGAAAAAGGAGCAAGTTTGCAATTTGGAGAAGGTTACAGAACGAGAAAGAAACAACAGTGTGCTTCCATTTAGAAGAAATATTCCGAGAAAGAGGACCTCCGTGGCAAGTTCTACTTGACAACAGCAAGACTTTTCGCTCAAAACTCGTTGGTGAATTATGCGCAGATTGGGGAGTGTCCATCTTGTTTCGTTGCGCTTACAGGCCATCTGGAAATGGAATTGTTGAACGTCATCATCGCACAATCAAGCGCATGGCAGCCAGAAGTGGCAAAGACCcgttaaaaatggtatattggTATAACATAGCTCCCAGAAAAAATGGCGAGGAAACATCGCTCCCCTACAAAGCTATATTTTCCTACGAGTGGAAACCACACACAATTTCTGCCAAAACTAACGCGGAAGTTCTCCACAACTATACACAAGGACAAGAAGTATTTGTAAAACCACCTGACTCAAAATGCACGAGCGAATGGAACAGAGGAAGAGTCTCAGATGAAGGACGAGGAGTTTCGGTAGAAATCAATGGATTGCCGAGACACATGTCGGACGTCCGTCCTGCTCCCATTGTAGCTGACTTGTCTATCAGAGAATCGGAAGAACCCATCGCGGATAACCTAAATCTCCGAAGAGCGACGCGAGTGCGGAGGTTTCCGAATAAGTATGCGGACTTTGTGATCTAGAGATCAAGGGGTGTTGTAATTAGTGTAAATaactgtattatatataaactattgtTGTATTGCGACAGAAGGAACGTTGTGGGTGTGTCATTTATTACATTGTATATAAcgtttataatgtttattatacCCTCGGGGGTAtttgcaaatgtatatatattgagtaaagATATTTACAAAGTGTgtgagaaaaaacaaatatagaatTAATATTACACCCACAAAACTTTGGAGGCAATGTTATATTGCAGAGAGAAAAACATCATCATGGTTGGATTATCGCCTCACATTTCACATTGTCTGCAGCCCCTtgatgtatcattttttttttataagttatgcaaacattgcttggtgcagcactaacgcgacgaaaataaattgcttagcaaacaaaaacaggctataaggatagtttcaaacgtagatcgtttttttatagtatagtttttgtattcattatattagttataattattttactgttatgatgatataattaatttttattgtagtttaatcataattaaaaaaaaaaattggtctaTATAATATCTTACGCAATGCATTTAAAACAGAACTAAATAGTCTAATATATTTCAAGTTGTAATATCTAATATCGAAATTGCAtcaaattaagttaaataaattagtacCAAGCGTCCCTATTTGCCACACAAATAAGATTAAACTTAAATACAAGGTAtactttttttctactttatgatataatattttagacTGGCGAATTTGTCCATTTTGCTTACTTAATTTAGTACAAATAAGTTATGTTATAACgaatttaatatcaaattaagtGAGCTACGTGGACAAATTATAAGTTCTAGCAGAACTTATTCTTGATTCTTGAGCAATAATAATGTTGTAGAACTTCTGCATACATTATTGCTCAAGAGTCGATTagataaaaaccaaaaatagattttcttctattatttggtttttatcAACAAGGTTAaagaatttttccaaaataatatcaataaacaaatgtgttatgttatttattattgatatatgtatatattattattacatactttatctttttgtaatatatgaCATTTTGATCTTGtgatttacttattaaaaaaggttaatacttatttatttcatttttttatattatttaaatattatatgattaatatatatatttaaattgtatttataaaattattattgtatatattatatgacttttattactattgttattatgtacaatataaaacaggttattaacgcggatttgttcaatgttttcccCACAAAAAGATGATTATGATGCTATTGTATTTGAAACTGGATTATACTTATCTTTCAATGTTGACAACCTTTCAATATGTAAACCAAGTTTCTCTTGAATATAgcattgcttttttaaaaattgtttcatgatTTAGATCAAAGAAATAGCAACACCAGAAAATCTTGTTGTGAAAACAGTTGGCGACTCGCCATGTAagacttgttttaaaaatatgtgatttaagataattatttaataatcatattattttttaagtttttatttgtttctttttagctAAATTTGGTGTCGCTAGCTATTATTGGAGAAAATATTGACTTATTCATTAGATAAAGTTTGATGCATGCTCTTACCCAGTTTCCTTCTTCACGTTTCGATCATGTATATTTTAGGTGACCTCGTCCAGGTTacaattttacttaattaaagcATGAAAGTTACGTTGCCAAAATAttgtgtaactttttttattctcaataAAAACCTATGATTTGAAACTTGGaaagatattctttattttatttactatttttttataatttagtttcaGGGATTATTTTTTTGGGGATATTCCCGGAATACCGgatatttttctgaaatttatcTTTTTCCAAATATCCAAAAAGTTTTCCATAGATGCAAGTTGaagtatatattatttgtttttatgttgttttagtCATCattcatacaaaaattaagaaaagttttaaaaaattgagaaacGACTTGGCTGAATGCAAAATTAAGGGAAAAATTAGGGGGGAAATATTCTGAATTTTTTCAGGATATTTTCCGCAAacaattttccaaattttttaaatataatgattatatgaaatatgtagtttatatattcattattgtaattactttttattatacttttataataatataattgttttgcattgtagttttataataataaaaaaagtatcagGGAATAAGATATCTTATAACATCGCAATgcatttttgacaaaaataaaatgtcatatatataatattttatctaaacatattataatattttatatctaagttttatcaatttaggtttaataaatatattagaaagCTTAGTTCAAAATCGTGTAACGTTATGGCAGATAATTCTCATATTGCAACATGCAAAAGATCAAACCCCAATACAaggtatacttttttttctaccctattatataatattttagactgtcgatgtaattaatttaataataaataagttattataacttatttaatattaaatttattaagctACATGGCAAATGATAAGttctgtataaaatattattgactAGGAAGATCCAATGGTATTGTTATGTTATTGCCTAGGAATATCATTCTGAAGTAAGACACAATAaccttttaacttttaaagtttcagAAAATTCACTTTTCCCTCTCTTGGTCTTCTTTTGTGATCGCACCCTGTAGcaagaatttaatttagttcATATCTTGTTGGAGAATGCAACTTGATTCTGAGTTGAATTTTTAGCACTCGGTATTTATTGGTGACCTTATTTGACAATACTTTATGATATATACTTTTAGTTTTATActtaacatattatatataattggGGGTAGATGAGGCTCCTTAGCTGTGGTGAATGTTTCCACAGCAAAAGGAGCCTCAAGGTGAAAATCTCACCATGGGTAGGAAAATCATGATATAAAATCCCCACTATAATGTTGTGTGGTTATGTGGTaactattacatttttaataattgttataatttttctgTGTGCATtctaaaattacatttaatgttCAAAACTTTGTAGATTACTCATTTAAAGCAACTTCGTGGGCTGTCACATTTGCATCTAGTGAGTTAATGAACATCTATGAACAAGTTAATCCAGAAACAAGtgcaaatataagaaaaaacaaagaaaatcaaattatttaatcagATGTTATCACATAAGGTGAGTACAGGTCTTTTTCTAATCACGCGCATCagttattaactttatatatagatatatatttatctatagaCAGATattagatatagatatatatagataaacaatatttttttaaacttgtattttttattttgtacttcttttttttatttatctgtcaacttttttgttatgtctttaattattaaatccttatttattttttagcaataagAGTATAAAATTAGAAGgcaaatgactttttttatttttctacattgtatgtagtatttttttcttaaccCATATAAAcccatgatttttaaaatatgtttcttgTCTTTATTTGGTGTGATTTAGGTCCAAATGAACAATATTCATCAActgtttcataattttttatatacttaagtGAATATAGGTGAAAATATAGGTGTCCGTTTAAACTGATGCTAGCTGCAGGAGGGTACAGGTTTTCTCACGTGTCATATTTGGCTATGACAAGTAGAATAGTCAAACTCTGAAACCAGGAATCACATGGC encodes:
- the LOC136076032 gene encoding uncharacterized protein LOC136076032, translated to MSIVIKFADLVSQYDGSGEFSEWIQKLELVAKLQKVDELHVVLPLFLSGGAFAVYQGLSDEIKEDYKEVKNALTTAFSASPLTAYEEFVNRRLKENESVDVYLAELTRLSKLISTHVSEEWIRCAFILGLPDEARKQLQTACSISTMSLYQIAEKSRSLVILRRKESCFVSCVNPVAISPRQVPQGRGRKTVTCYRCGEDGHISRNCSEEIDKKSREIINEKNVKLAKEKVVMMNGNSIEIKHQIVVNLSINDTTIDLECLVADIVPEYQMLLGMDAIRLLGGVQVGRDGETINFNVEQLTIGATAVSQEKTSEVSSSTILKLIDKDFVAEFKNGSWSVSWKWLIKPPTLTNKIPNYHISEDVKSEYAMEISEWIAQGWLKPFEGRCNGIIPLMAVTQRNKLKIRPVMDYRELNQFVSSHTADGDVCSTKLRNWRKLGENLEIIDLKKAYLQIRVDEALWKYQVVEYEGQRYCLTRLGFGLNVAPRIMTKILKKVLSLDKFVESGTDSFIDDIIVNNNIVSSCRVQELLKKYGLDSKLPEKLVGGRVLGLRVYKQCNQVRWKRDNIPKVPEGKMTRRQIFSWCGQLTGHFPIANWLRPSCSYLKRVSSSCGWDSLVNERVVKLVSSLNERLTKEDPVHGSWNVKNISEATVWCDASSLAVGIVLEVAGEIVEDCSWLRKQDDTAHINLAELEAVIKGINLATKWGFECINIKCDSATVVGWLRSLIIGDKPVRVHGLGEPLVRRRLSLIEDLVKECNIKLKLFLVKSAENKADALTRVPQNWLHANHSAMTANVVPPDVKSFHNLHHFGVNRTLYLMKQTYPKEKVCRKDVESVVKSCERCLSVDPAPIRWEEGNLEVGKSWHRLAIDITHYKSEIYLSIIDCGKRSKFAIWRRLQNEKETTVCFHLEEIFRERGPPWQVLLDNSKTFRSKLVGELCADWGVSILFRCAYRPSGNGIVERHHRTIKRMAARSGKDPLKMVYWYNIAPRKNGEETSLPYKAIFSYEWKPHTISAKTNAEVLHNYTQGQEVFVKPPDSKCTSEWNRGRVSDEGRGVSRIGRTHRG